In the genome of Hymenobacter taeanensis, one region contains:
- the rimP gene encoding ribosome maturation factor RimP, which translates to MKLDQAHLSELLQDSLPTDESLFVVSLTVSDAIRPKVTVTLDGEQGVGIDECAQVSRRLARRIDEQYGEDASYTLEVTSPGADQPLRDPRQYTRHVGRSLNLKLTDGTEKTGTLEAVEAEGIQLAEVVKEKSKKKTLPTALVPFQDIQEARVVISFK; encoded by the coding sequence ATGAAACTCGACCAAGCTCACCTTTCCGAACTGCTCCAGGACAGCCTGCCAACCGACGAAAGTCTGTTTGTGGTTTCCTTGACCGTGTCTGATGCCATCCGGCCCAAAGTGACCGTGACGCTCGATGGGGAGCAGGGCGTAGGTATTGATGAGTGTGCGCAGGTAAGCCGCCGGCTGGCTCGCCGGATTGACGAGCAGTACGGCGAGGATGCTAGCTATACCCTGGAGGTAACCTCGCCCGGCGCCGACCAGCCCCTGCGCGACCCCCGCCAGTACACCCGCCACGTTGGCCGCAGCCTCAACCTCAAGCTCACCGACGGTACCGAGAAAACCGGCACCCTGGAAGCTGTTGAGGCCGAAGGCATTCAGCTGGCAGAAGTAGTAAAAGAAAAAAGCAAGAAGAAAACTCTGCCCACCGCTTTAGTGCCCTTCCAAGACATTCAGGAGGCCCGGGTAGTGATTTCGTTTAAATAA
- the nusA gene encoding transcription termination factor NusA produces MNSNVLIESFAEFARSKNIDRPTMMSILEEVFRTMIRKKYDDDSNFDVILNVDKGDLEIYRNREIVDDNSEDIWDLDKIPLAEAQKIEPDYEVGESVAEEIKLEDFGRRAVLMARQTLIQRVKDLERDNLYQAYKDQVGEIVVGEVYQVWSREALILDKDENELVLPKGEQIPKDRYRKGDTVRAVVHRVEVLNGTPKIIISRAAPAFLERLMEQEVPEIYDGLITIKNIVREPGERAKVAVESYDDRIDPVGACVGMKGSRIHAVVRELENENIDIINYTNNLELYIQRALSPAKIGSMKINEQTGRVSVFLKPDQVSLAIGRGGANIKLASRLVGMEIDVFREAEDFEEDIALDEFTDEIEGWVIDELKKIGLDTGRAVLAVNKEDLVRRTELEEETVEELFRVIRQEFEEQEEDEQAETQNSGDAQ; encoded by the coding sequence ATGAACAGCAACGTCCTGATTGAATCATTTGCCGAGTTCGCTCGGTCTAAGAACATTGACCGCCCCACGATGATGAGCATTTTGGAGGAAGTGTTCCGCACGATGATTCGCAAGAAGTACGACGACGACTCCAACTTCGACGTCATTCTCAACGTGGACAAGGGTGACCTGGAAATCTACCGCAACCGCGAAATCGTAGACGACAACTCCGAGGACATCTGGGATCTGGACAAGATTCCGCTGGCTGAGGCCCAAAAGATTGAGCCCGACTACGAAGTAGGCGAATCAGTGGCCGAGGAAATTAAGCTGGAAGATTTCGGCCGCCGGGCTGTGCTTATGGCTCGCCAGACGCTCATTCAGCGCGTGAAAGACTTGGAGCGCGACAACCTCTACCAGGCCTATAAAGACCAGGTGGGTGAGATTGTGGTAGGTGAAGTATACCAGGTCTGGAGCCGCGAAGCGCTTATCTTGGATAAGGATGAGAACGAGCTGGTACTGCCCAAAGGGGAGCAGATCCCAAAGGACCGCTACCGCAAAGGCGATACCGTACGGGCCGTAGTGCACCGCGTGGAAGTACTGAATGGTACGCCCAAAATCATTATCTCCCGGGCAGCCCCTGCATTCCTGGAGCGTTTGATGGAGCAGGAAGTACCCGAAATCTATGATGGCCTCATCACCATCAAGAATATTGTGCGTGAGCCCGGCGAACGAGCCAAGGTTGCCGTAGAAAGCTACGATGACCGGATTGACCCGGTAGGTGCGTGCGTGGGCATGAAAGGCTCCCGTATTCACGCGGTGGTACGTGAGCTCGAAAACGAGAACATCGACATCATCAACTACACGAATAACCTGGAGCTATACATTCAGCGGGCCCTTTCGCCAGCTAAAATTGGCTCCATGAAAATAAACGAACAAACTGGTCGGGTTTCAGTGTTCTTAAAGCCAGACCAGGTTTCACTGGCTATCGGCCGCGGTGGCGCCAACATCAAGCTGGCCTCGCGGTTGGTGGGTATGGAAATCGACGTATTCCGTGAAGCCGAAGACTTCGAAGAGGACATTGCTCTCGACGAATTCACGGATGAAATTGAAGGCTGGGTGATTGACGAGCTCAAGAAAATTGGGCTTGACACTGGCCGTGCCGTGCTGGCCGTGAATAAAGAGGACCTCGTGCGTCGGACAGAACTGGAGGAAGAAACGGTGGAAGAGCTCTTCCGCGTTATCCGCCAGGAGTTCGAAGAACAAGAGGAAGACGAGCAGGCAGAAACCCAAAATTCCGGCGACGCGCAATGA
- the infB gene encoding translation initiation factor IF-2, whose protein sequence is MAEAATKRLNQAAKDLNVGLSTIVDFLAGKGHIIENKPTTKLTGEQVSLLNKAFESSAQDKMEAAKLSQAKRQTEQEVAAQARPAEPVAAPKAAPAPEPAAPAPAPKPAEAPAPAAAAPVQPATPAPAAPAEEPNRVPGLKVLGRIELDAKGRPVPPKPAAPAPAPVSAAQPQAPAPKVEAEKPAAPAPVAEAPKPATAPAEPVAAPKAAPAPEPAAPAPAPKPAEAPAPAAAAPAQPVTPAPTAPAPAAAPAPAPVASTPSADTPAAPSEEAPAGTIVAKADQLKGLTVLGKIELPLDSSRRGGGRGARPVASSDVRKSGIGPDKKKRQRIPMSGPGASNQQGGQGNAPAAPRVTGTGPAANRQNNGPGGNRPGGGPGGNRSGGGQGGNRQNTAAPATTPEQTEKQIQEQIKATLAKLSGGRGGNQNNRAKYRRDKRAGVAEDREAQRAQNELDAKTLKVTEFISANDLASLMDVSVNEVIKVCLNMGMFVSINQRLDAEAITVIADEFGYDVEFLSAEEDEAEVTIVDAEEDLQPRAPVVTIMGHVDHGKTSLLDYIRSATVAKGEAGGITQHIGAYDVMTKSGKRVTFLDTPGHEAFTAMRARGAKVTDIAIIVVAADDSVMPQTKEAINHAQAAGVPIVIALNKIDKPGANPDKVREELSVINILVEEWGGKYQSQEVSAKTGLGIDELLEKVLLEAEILDLKANPDRNAVGSVIEASLDKGRGYVTTILVQTGTMKVGDIVLAGPHFGRVKAMTDHRGKKMKLAGPATPVQVLGLTGAPQAGDKIQVMETEREARELATQRQQLAREQSMRTKKHITLDEIGRRLAIGSFKELNVIVKGDVDGSVEALADSLLKLSTPEVAVNILNKGVGAISESDVLLASASDAIIIGFQVRPSQSARKLAEQEQIDIRLYSIIYNAINEVKDAMEGMLAPTVQEVVVANAEVRQVFNITKVGTIAGCMVTEGTFTRKTRVRVVRDGIVVYAGEIQDLKRYKDDVSEVRQGYECGISVKGFNDLREGDNIEGFEEKEVKRTL, encoded by the coding sequence ATGGCGGAAGCAGCAACCAAACGGCTGAATCAGGCGGCCAAAGACCTGAACGTTGGCTTATCTACAATTGTAGATTTCCTAGCGGGAAAAGGGCACATCATCGAAAATAAACCCACGACTAAGCTGACGGGGGAACAGGTTTCCCTGTTGAATAAAGCTTTTGAGTCGTCGGCTCAGGACAAGATGGAAGCTGCGAAGCTCAGTCAGGCCAAGCGCCAGACGGAGCAGGAAGTAGCTGCCCAGGCGCGTCCGGCTGAACCCGTAGCAGCGCCCAAAGCCGCCCCGGCTCCTGAGCCTGCGGCCCCAGCGCCTGCTCCGAAGCCCGCGGAGGCCCCCGCTCCTGCAGCTGCGGCCCCCGTGCAACCTGCTACGCCAGCACCGGCGGCTCCTGCTGAGGAGCCTAACCGTGTACCTGGCCTGAAGGTGCTGGGCCGCATTGAGCTGGATGCTAAAGGTCGCCCGGTACCGCCAAAGCCAGCTGCTCCCGCACCGGCTCCAGTGTCAGCTGCTCAACCTCAGGCCCCAGCTCCTAAAGTAGAGGCCGAAAAGCCTGCAGCCCCGGCTCCCGTAGCGGAGGCACCCAAGCCTGCAACTGCTCCGGCTGAACCCGTAGCAGCGCCCAAAGCCGCCCCGGCTCCTGAGCCTGCGGCCCCAGCGCCTGCTCCGAAGCCCGCGGAGGCCCCCGCTCCTGCAGCTGCGGCCCCAGCGCAACCTGTTACGCCAGCACCGACGGCTCCTGCGCCTGCTGCTGCCCCTGCTCCGGCACCGGTAGCCTCTACCCCTTCGGCAGATACTCCAGCAGCGCCTTCGGAAGAAGCACCCGCCGGAACTATCGTGGCCAAGGCTGATCAGCTAAAGGGCCTGACCGTATTAGGTAAAATTGAACTCCCCCTCGACTCTTCTCGGCGTGGTGGTGGGCGCGGGGCGCGCCCTGTGGCTTCCTCCGACGTTCGAAAGAGCGGCATAGGTCCCGATAAGAAGAAGCGCCAGCGCATTCCGATGAGTGGCCCCGGTGCTTCAAACCAGCAAGGTGGCCAAGGCAACGCTCCGGCGGCTCCCCGTGTTACGGGTACTGGCCCAGCCGCTAACCGCCAAAATAATGGGCCCGGTGGCAACCGCCCTGGTGGCGGCCCTGGTGGCAACCGTTCCGGCGGTGGTCAGGGTGGAAACCGCCAGAATACGGCTGCACCAGCCACTACTCCCGAACAGACTGAAAAGCAGATTCAGGAGCAGATCAAGGCTACACTGGCTAAGCTTAGCGGCGGCCGTGGTGGCAACCAGAATAACCGCGCTAAGTACCGCCGCGACAAGCGGGCCGGTGTTGCAGAAGACCGCGAAGCACAGCGTGCTCAGAACGAGCTCGACGCTAAGACGCTGAAGGTGACGGAATTCATCTCGGCCAATGACTTGGCCTCGCTGATGGACGTATCGGTGAATGAGGTAATCAAGGTCTGCCTAAATATGGGCATGTTCGTCTCAATCAACCAGCGTCTTGATGCCGAAGCCATTACGGTTATTGCCGATGAGTTTGGCTATGACGTAGAGTTCCTGAGTGCTGAGGAAGATGAAGCTGAGGTTACGATTGTAGATGCCGAAGAGGATCTGCAGCCCCGCGCACCTGTAGTTACCATCATGGGTCACGTTGACCACGGTAAAACGTCGTTGCTTGACTACATCCGTAGCGCTACGGTAGCTAAAGGTGAAGCCGGTGGTATCACGCAGCACATCGGTGCCTATGACGTGATGACCAAATCGGGTAAGCGCGTAACGTTCCTTGATACGCCTGGTCACGAAGCCTTTACCGCTATGCGTGCCCGTGGTGCCAAGGTGACGGACATCGCCATTATTGTGGTAGCTGCCGACGACTCGGTAATGCCACAGACGAAAGAAGCCATCAATCACGCGCAGGCGGCTGGTGTTCCGATTGTAATTGCCCTCAACAAAATTGATAAGCCCGGTGCTAACCCCGACAAAGTCCGTGAGGAACTGTCGGTGATCAACATCTTGGTGGAAGAATGGGGTGGTAAGTACCAGAGCCAAGAGGTTTCGGCCAAGACTGGCCTAGGCATCGACGAACTGCTGGAGAAAGTCCTGCTGGAAGCCGAAATTCTGGATCTGAAAGCTAACCCTGACCGTAACGCCGTTGGTAGTGTTATTGAAGCCTCCCTCGATAAAGGTCGTGGCTATGTAACCACCATTCTAGTGCAGACCGGCACCATGAAAGTGGGCGATATTGTTTTGGCAGGACCGCACTTTGGTCGTGTGAAAGCAATGACTGACCACCGTGGCAAGAAGATGAAGCTGGCCGGCCCCGCTACGCCAGTGCAGGTTCTTGGTCTGACTGGTGCTCCACAAGCTGGTGATAAGATCCAGGTAATGGAAACCGAGCGCGAAGCTCGTGAACTGGCTACCCAACGTCAGCAGCTGGCTCGTGAGCAGAGCATGCGCACCAAGAAGCACATTACCCTAGATGAAATTGGTCGTCGTTTGGCAATCGGTTCGTTTAAGGAGCTCAATGTGATTGTAAAAGGTGACGTGGATGGCTCAGTAGAAGCACTTGCCGACTCCCTGTTGAAGCTGAGCACGCCGGAAGTGGCTGTAAACATCCTCAACAAGGGTGTAGGTGCCATTTCCGAATCGGATGTACTGTTGGCTTCGGCTTCCGACGCCATCATCATTGGCTTCCAGGTCCGTCCTTCGCAGAGTGCCCGTAAGCTGGCTGAGCAGGAGCAGATTGATATCCGTCTCTACTCAATCATCTACAACGCCATCAACGAGGTGAAGGATGCCATGGAAGGTATGCTGGCCCCAACGGTGCAGGAAGTTGTGGTAGCCAACGCCGAGGTACGTCAGGTATTCAATATCACCAAGGTGGGCACCATTGCCGGCTGTATGGTGACGGAAGGCACTTTCACTCGCAAGACCCGCGTGCGGGTAGTACGCGACGGTATTGTGGTGTATGCTGGCGAGATTCAAGACCTCAAGCGCTACAAAGACGATGTGTCGGAAGTACGCCAGGGTTACGAATGCGGTATTTCAGTGAAAGGCTTCAACGACTTACGCGAGGGCGACAACATCGAAGGCTTCGAAGAAAAAGAAGTGAAGCGTACGCTGTAA
- a CDS encoding DUF3078 domain-containing protein translates to MNFVWQTFQRFAVVLFIVTGVAQQAKSQGSVPYRVPVPLPAYKISAEVDTTRGWRKGGTGTLNFSQVSLSNWAAGGQSSLSLLGLANAYLHYRGPQHTFDVSGDLVYGLLKPGKARMRKNDDRLELNARYGRQFTEKLSYTAQMNLKTQLTPTKSLEKLDSLLSRFFAPAYVLASLGIEYKPTADFSLFLSPATGKFTVVADRALADAGAFGVQGARLDTAGMRVRGTGERLREELGAYLNVRYRRGLGQNIVYQTRLELFSNYFHSPQNIDVNWENAINFKVNKLISANITTNLVYDDDILVPIDRNEDGIPDDRGRRIQFKEALGIGLVYKF, encoded by the coding sequence ATGAACTTCGTCTGGCAGACTTTCCAGCGTTTTGCGGTAGTACTATTTATTGTAACAGGGGTGGCTCAGCAAGCCAAGAGCCAGGGCAGCGTACCCTACCGGGTGCCAGTACCCCTACCAGCCTACAAAATCTCTGCGGAGGTTGATACTACCCGTGGCTGGCGTAAAGGCGGAACGGGTACCCTCAATTTCAGCCAGGTAAGCCTAAGCAATTGGGCAGCTGGTGGGCAAAGCTCCTTGTCATTACTGGGGCTGGCTAACGCCTACTTACACTACCGAGGGCCACAGCATACGTTTGATGTGTCCGGCGACTTGGTATATGGCTTGCTCAAGCCTGGTAAAGCACGCATGCGCAAAAACGATGACCGCCTGGAGTTGAATGCTCGCTATGGGCGGCAGTTCACCGAAAAACTCTCTTACACGGCGCAGATGAACCTGAAAACGCAGCTCACGCCTACCAAATCTCTGGAAAAGCTTGATTCACTGCTCTCGCGTTTTTTTGCACCTGCTTATGTGCTGGCATCATTGGGTATTGAGTACAAGCCTACTGCTGACTTCTCGCTATTCCTGTCGCCGGCTACGGGCAAGTTTACCGTAGTTGCCGATCGGGCACTAGCCGATGCAGGGGCTTTTGGAGTACAAGGGGCCCGGCTTGACACCGCCGGTATGCGGGTGCGGGGTACTGGTGAGCGGCTGCGGGAAGAACTAGGCGCTTACCTCAATGTGCGCTACCGCCGTGGCCTAGGCCAGAACATTGTGTATCAAACGCGCTTGGAACTGTTTAGCAACTACTTTCATAGTCCCCAGAACATTGATGTTAACTGGGAAAATGCCATCAACTTTAAAGTAAACAAGCTAATCAGCGCCAATATCACCACCAATTTGGTGTACGATGATGACATTTTGGTGCCCATTGACCGCAACGAGGACGGCATTCCCGATGACCGCGGACGCCGAATTCAGTTTAAAGAAGCACTGGGCATTGGACTGGTGTATAAGTTCTAG
- the mscL gene encoding large conductance mechanosensitive channel protein MscL: MSFNLCMLMGFVSEFKQFISKGNVLDLAVGVIIGGAFGKIVTSLTDDILMPILGLLTGGHDFTNWFLALDGRHFETLEEAKKANAATINYGLFLNAIITFLLMAFAIFWLVKLANRFKQPQEVKAVDPTPTKEQVLLTEIRDALRSRA; this comes from the coding sequence TTGTCTTTTAACCTTTGCATGCTTATGGGCTTTGTTTCCGAATTCAAACAATTCATTTCTAAGGGCAACGTACTCGATCTGGCGGTGGGTGTTATAATTGGGGGGGCGTTCGGGAAGATTGTCACGTCACTCACCGATGACATTCTGATGCCCATTCTTGGGTTGCTCACCGGTGGCCATGATTTCACCAACTGGTTTCTGGCGCTTGACGGGCGTCATTTTGAAACGCTGGAAGAAGCTAAAAAGGCCAATGCAGCCACTATCAACTACGGGCTGTTTCTCAATGCCATTATTACTTTCTTACTGATGGCCTTCGCTATTTTCTGGTTAGTGAAGTTGGCTAATCGTTTCAAACAGCCTCAGGAGGTAAAAGCAGTTGATCCGACGCCAACCAAAGAGCAGGTGCTGCTAACCGAAATCCGCGACGCCTTGCGTAGCCGAGCGTAG
- a CDS encoding enoyl-CoA hydratase/isomerase family protein, translating into MASFDNLLYELNATTGILRLTINRPSKLNALSVATIQEIHQAMQQALADQTVRGIILTGSGEKSFVAGADIAELTAQDEITARRVAESGQETFRLIEDSRKPVIAAVNGFALGGGCELAMACHIRVASENARFGQPEVNLGLIPGYGGTQRLTQLIGKGKALELMLTTDMVKADEALRLGLVNHVVSLAELLPFTEQLLGRILTKAPLALGMVIECVNAYYDKDQNGYQTEASAFARSFGTADFREGSTAFLEKRPAQFTGK; encoded by the coding sequence ATGGCTTCTTTTGATAACCTGCTGTATGAGCTGAATGCCACCACCGGCATCCTGCGACTCACTATCAACCGTCCCTCCAAACTGAATGCGCTCAGTGTAGCCACCATCCAGGAGATTCATCAGGCTATGCAGCAGGCCCTCGCTGACCAGACCGTACGGGGCATTATCCTTACTGGCAGCGGTGAGAAGTCGTTTGTGGCTGGCGCCGATATTGCAGAGCTAACGGCTCAGGATGAAATTACAGCCCGCCGTGTAGCCGAGAGCGGCCAGGAAACCTTCCGCCTCATTGAGGATAGTCGCAAGCCGGTTATTGCAGCTGTAAATGGCTTTGCGCTGGGCGGCGGCTGTGAGCTTGCCATGGCCTGTCACATTCGGGTAGCCTCTGAAAATGCCCGCTTTGGGCAGCCTGAGGTAAACCTAGGCCTCATCCCAGGTTACGGCGGCACTCAGCGCCTGACCCAGCTTATCGGCAAAGGCAAAGCGCTGGAACTCATGCTCACCACCGATATGGTAAAAGCCGACGAGGCACTGCGCCTAGGCCTGGTAAATCATGTGGTGTCACTGGCAGAACTGCTCCCTTTTACAGAGCAACTGCTTGGCCGCATCCTTACCAAAGCCCCCTTAGCCTTGGGTATGGTAATAGAGTGCGTAAATGCCTACTACGATAAAGACCAGAACGGCTACCAGACGGAGGCCAGTGCTTTTGCCCGGAGCTTTGGCACCGCTGACTTCCGTGAGGGAAGCACCGCTTTTCTGGAAAAGCGCCCGGCCCAGTTCACGGGCAAGTAA
- a CDS encoding oligosaccharide flippase family protein, whose product MSIAKRLASQTAVYGISSIVGRVLSYLLVPVYTARFAAAQYGIVTGLYAYVSFLNVVFTYGMETTYFRFANRPGTDRRQLYNQVMSMLLVSTVLLTALLMWQAPVLLRLLDLPPSSQRYALWIALILGMDALAAIPFARLRLENKARKFAGIRLANILLYVVLNLFFIVFCPDVLAGKYLPGLQPLVERVYDPSMGVGYVFLSNLIASFLTLVLLGRELTDFRFRLSLEPLRPLLKYAYPIMLMGLAGMVNETLDRILLPKWLPANFYPGQSSYTAVGIYGACYKLSIFMQLVTQAFRYAAEPFFFAQSTEKNSPRTFAMVLKWFTLSCTVIFVVVSVNVEDFGRLFLHRAEYLEGLVVVPVLLLANLFLGVYWNLSVWFKLTDKTYYGTYIGFGGAALTIALNFLLIPVLGYMGSALATLACYFTMAAVCWWLGNTHFPVPYPVRRLLTWIGLAVGVVAMGWYVPVAEYWTRHAFHALLTLGFVVLLMLVERPHRLRTA is encoded by the coding sequence ATGAGTATTGCCAAGCGCCTAGCCTCGCAAACGGCCGTGTACGGCATCAGTAGCATTGTGGGGCGGGTTCTCTCCTACCTGCTGGTTCCGGTGTACACTGCCCGGTTTGCAGCGGCGCAGTATGGCATTGTAACCGGCTTGTACGCATACGTTTCCTTCCTGAACGTGGTCTTCACCTACGGCATGGAAACCACCTACTTCCGCTTTGCCAACCGCCCCGGCACCGACCGCCGCCAGCTCTATAACCAGGTGATGAGCATGCTGCTGGTGTCTACGGTGCTGCTCACGGCCCTGCTCATGTGGCAGGCTCCGGTGCTGTTACGGCTGCTAGACCTCCCCCCCAGCAGCCAACGTTATGCCCTCTGGATTGCGCTCATCTTAGGCATGGATGCACTGGCGGCCATTCCGTTTGCGCGGCTACGCCTGGAAAATAAGGCGCGTAAGTTTGCGGGTATTCGGCTGGCCAACATTCTGTTATACGTGGTCCTGAACCTATTTTTCATTGTGTTCTGCCCCGATGTACTGGCCGGCAAATACCTGCCTGGCCTACAGCCGCTGGTAGAACGGGTGTATGACCCTAGCATGGGGGTGGGCTATGTGTTTCTCTCCAACCTGATTGCCAGCTTCCTGACGCTGGTGCTGCTGGGCCGGGAGCTCACCGACTTCCGTTTCCGGCTTTCTCTGGAGCCCCTGCGCCCTTTGCTGAAGTATGCCTACCCCATTATGCTCATGGGCCTGGCCGGCATGGTTAACGAAACCCTCGACCGCATTCTGCTGCCTAAATGGTTACCGGCTAACTTTTACCCTGGGCAAAGCAGCTACACAGCCGTCGGGATTTATGGGGCTTGTTATAAGCTTAGCATCTTTATGCAGCTAGTGACGCAAGCCTTCCGTTACGCCGCCGAGCCGTTTTTCTTCGCGCAAAGCACGGAGAAAAACTCGCCCCGCACCTTTGCCATGGTGCTGAAGTGGTTTACGCTGAGCTGCACCGTCATTTTTGTGGTAGTAAGCGTAAACGTGGAAGATTTTGGGCGCTTATTTCTGCACCGTGCTGAGTACCTGGAGGGCCTTGTTGTTGTGCCGGTACTGCTGCTGGCTAACCTATTTCTGGGCGTTTACTGGAACCTCTCAGTGTGGTTTAAGCTCACTGACAAGACGTACTACGGCACTTACATTGGCTTCGGCGGCGCGGCGCTAACCATTGCGCTCAACTTCCTGCTGATTCCGGTGCTGGGGTATATGGGCTCAGCACTGGCCACCTTGGCCTGCTACTTTACTATGGCGGCCGTGTGCTGGTGGCTGGGCAATACCCACTTTCCAGTACCGTATCCAGTGCGTCGCCTGCTCACCTGGATAGGCCTAGCGGTGGGTGTGGTGGCCATGGGCTGGTATGTTCCGGTGGCCGAGTACTGGACGCGGCATGCCTTTCATGCGCTATTAACGCTAGGGTTTGTGGTGCTCCTGATGCTGGTAGAACGCCCCCACCGCCTTCGCACGGCGTAG
- the dut gene encoding dUTP diphosphatase, with protein sequence MQIPIINTSHHPLPEYQTAHAAGMDVRANLTSPITLKPLQRALVPTGLFLEIPVGYEMQVRPRSGLAYKHGIGLVNSPGTIDADYRGELKVLLVNLSDQEFVVQDGERIAQLVVARHETVQWQTVETLSETARGTGGYGSTGVH encoded by the coding sequence ATGCAGATTCCTATCATCAATACCTCGCATCACCCATTGCCGGAATACCAAACGGCCCACGCTGCCGGCATGGATGTGCGCGCCAACCTCACAAGCCCTATTACGTTGAAGCCCCTGCAGCGCGCCCTCGTCCCGACGGGGCTGTTTCTGGAAATTCCGGTAGGGTATGAGATGCAGGTACGGCCCCGTAGCGGACTAGCCTACAAGCACGGCATCGGGCTCGTGAATAGCCCTGGCACCATCGACGCCGACTACCGCGGGGAGTTGAAAGTACTGCTCGTTAACCTCTCTGACCAGGAGTTTGTGGTGCAGGATGGTGAGCGAATTGCCCAGTTAGTAGTTGCGCGCCACGAAACCGTGCAGTGGCAGACTGTTGAAACGCTCAGCGAAACGGCCCGGGGCACCGGCGGCTACGGTAGCACGGGGGTGCACTAG
- a CDS encoding sugar nucleotidyltransferase: MKIIVPMAGMGKRMRPHTLTVPKPLIPIAGKPIVQRLVEDIAKVCGEQVEEVAFIIGRFGAEVEKSLVKIAESVGAKGTIHYQDEPLGTAHAILCAQSALDGHVVVAFADTLFKADFTLDTSVPGTIWVQQVDDPKPFGVVKLNEEGQITDFVEKPQEFVSDLAIIGIYYFQDGEYLRQELQYLLDNNILDKGEFQLTNALENMKNKGTKFVPGRVTEWLDCGNKDATVFTNQRYLEYLQERGENLVAESATVTNSVLIPPVYVGEGVVITDSVVGPHVSLGNQSNVRNSVVSNSIVQQSASVLHANITNSMIGNFATVASTPNDLSLGDYNTLRV, translated from the coding sequence ATGAAAATCATCGTCCCGATGGCAGGTATGGGCAAGCGCATGCGCCCGCACACTCTTACTGTTCCTAAGCCGCTTATTCCTATTGCCGGTAAGCCTATTGTGCAGCGCTTGGTAGAAGATATTGCCAAAGTTTGCGGGGAGCAAGTGGAGGAAGTAGCCTTTATCATCGGGCGCTTTGGCGCTGAGGTAGAGAAGAGCCTCGTTAAAATTGCTGAGTCAGTGGGCGCCAAGGGCACCATTCACTACCAGGATGAGCCCCTCGGTACGGCCCACGCCATTCTATGCGCCCAGTCTGCTCTCGATGGCCACGTGGTGGTAGCTTTCGCCGATACCCTGTTTAAAGCCGACTTTACCCTCGACACCTCCGTGCCCGGCACTATTTGGGTGCAGCAAGTAGATGACCCCAAGCCGTTTGGCGTAGTGAAGCTCAACGAGGAAGGCCAGATTACTGATTTCGTGGAGAAGCCGCAGGAATTTGTTTCTGACCTGGCCATCATCGGCATCTATTACTTCCAAGATGGCGAGTACCTGCGGCAGGAGCTCCAATACCTGCTCGACAACAATATCCTGGACAAAGGCGAGTTCCAGCTCACCAATGCCTTGGAGAACATGAAGAACAAGGGTACTAAATTTGTACCCGGTCGCGTTACGGAGTGGCTTGATTGCGGTAACAAAGACGCTACCGTATTCACCAACCAGCGCTACCTAGAGTATCTGCAGGAGCGCGGCGAAAACCTGGTAGCCGAATCCGCAACCGTGACAAACTCCGTACTCATTCCACCGGTTTACGTGGGCGAAGGCGTGGTTATCACTGATTCAGTGGTTGGGCCGCACGTGTCACTGGGCAACCAGAGCAACGTTCGCAACTCCGTGGTGTCCAATAGCATTGTGCAGCAGTCGGCTTCTGTGCTTCACGCCAACATCACCAACTCCATGATTGGCAATTTCGCAACCGTGGCCAGCACTCCCAACGATTTGAGCCTGGGAGATTATAACACATTGCGCGTGTGA